AAGAACGTTATTATATGCACGCGAAGAATTGCACCCGGAAGAGGTCAGTGGAATCGTCTAACGACGATGCATCTGAATGCGTTCCAGAAAACTGAGAAACTATGGACACGTTCAGGCCGGAAAGATGTTTACTGAATGCAAGAGACATATAGGTGCAAACATTGTAATATGAACTgtacttttaatatctttttatactattgcatactgtgtgcattttgtagtctcttgtacattgaaatttcctataaaccACGGTCTATTTATTAACGTTTGGAACGTAGGCGAACTCTGCTGAATAAAATAGAGTAGAAGTAGAGAATAAAGAATCGTAACAGAGGGCGATAAATAGCGGCAGAAACTCTAAGCAGCTCTTGCTGTCGAACTCTCGTATGGTAAAACATACGAACACGCGTGAGAGTGGAAACTACGTTGGTAACGTTACCACTAGTATCTGCTAGTATCCCTCAATGGTAACGTTACAATATCAGGTCATATGTTGCACTAATTTTATAGGTTACTTCCCCAGCAAAGGATAGTTTACAACTCTTACGATCCGAGAGCTTTGTGACCATTCGCAATGTCTGTGCTTCTTTTCCATTTCACATCTACATTTAGTTACTTTCTTATCGCGGCCCTCCTATAACttgggtacctcgggatcgttaagcccgtactgtagctacaatttTATCATAGCTACAGTCCCTGAGGGTGCCTTTATGGCtggtgcaatttttttttctgaaggCCCATAATTCTGTCAATACGGCCCTGGGtcccgaaaatgttgtaacaccttgaaaggggtggttcgggaggtgatttcaaacaactttttccttagagaaaatgttgtccgaggcttcgtcgaggagatattaacagaaaaccccgaccaatcagcgggcactccattggcatactcgcgctctgattggtcagtgttttccgttaatatctactcaacgaagcctcggacaacatttccgccgaggaaaaagttgtttcaaatcacacTCCGGACTACCCTCTTCAAGAACTTCCAACaattttggaacaccctgtatattgtcTATATACTCAAAGAATAGAAGCTACTTTCTCGACTTACCGAAGGGAGCCGACTGCTTCCGAAATTTCCCGAACTACCGAGTTCACGCATGCACTGCTCGTGCATCAGTGTGCGTTCATGTGCGTCTATTGCATGCAACGCTCCGCTAGATGGCACGTCAATGATATTTTCGTGACTAAATGCCAGATTGTACAATGCCCCGCCCAAATACAACTTGTTGTAACAGATTCCAGTGCATCAAGCGATGCGTGCATTTTCGAATGACTGCGTCGTTGCCTTAATGCTGCCATCGGTGCGTCGCATACGATATTAATTATCAAGAATTGCATTGATAATCGAAACAAGGACGCAAAGGAGGATACGAATTACTCGAAGGTATGTACCGTATTAACATATATCGACTTCATTGACGCCTTCGAGAACCTCCGAATTCCTTCTCTCGAAAACTCGTTTCACAACTTGTAATTAGCTTCGgattaattgtattatgaCTAAAGGCATTAACGAATGTACAAGTATAGTTATTATTAGCGTTGGTACGTAAGACTCGAGCGGTTTAAATATCCTCGATTCTGTAATGTTGACCTCACACGCCACGCCTTCGTTTTCTTAGTATCTCTCCtccaagaaaatatttctcggaTTGTTCCATGAATTATAGCATATATCTGACAGAGTCTGTCGTCATTATTACGTTATTTTCGAAGATGGTGCATGTAATCGttaaatattgacaattttttcacacgattttgaaagttaaataaaattttgtgtaCTTTGAAAGAATGTGATCGGTTTGATTTTCTTCAGTTAATTTGTGAATCTATAAGCTTGTCAAAAAGTTCCATGTACTGAAGGGAAAACCGTCTTTGTCTTTTTCAGAAGAATCTCAgtctaaaatttataaaatgtccATTCTAGACGAGCGAGAGGACTACCTGAAGAATCCCTTTTTTGTCAAACACGAATACGGCGACTTTACGCCATTTTATATCACCGTAACCATCTGTTCTGTGCTATTCGCTGTCCTGTGCATTTTGAACATCGGATTCTGTTTCTGCTCTCGACATAAAAGTTATTGGCAGAATCGTCATACCGGTGAGTTTCTGAACAAAATTCATCTGAAAATATTGGTCTATCGCTTCAAACAAGCCTTTGTTTAATTGTCTTCCCTTTTTTCTGTTTAACCAGGAAATAGGTGGATTCAACCACTGTGGACGGTAATACCGCATAAAACGCCACCTCTAGATTTAAGCGAATTGGAGCCTGGGCGTACCTTCCAGCCAGAGACACGCGAGGTCTTGCAATATCACAACCCGAAATCGTATAAAACCTCACCGCAATCGCAAGAGTACATGGAGATGCAAAAACGTGAGAGTGAGATTTAATTAGATATTAACGAGCTAAAAGTAATTAGACGATAGATCTGATATTATAcgtattaacaaaaataacagaGCCTGAAAGTTATTAACGTCTAACTAGAACTATAGTTTCTGTTTCACTGTCATACAAACTGATACATTGTACAGCCAAAGTTAAGAGATAGTAGGTGTACAAAGTACAAAGggtaaatttttgaaaatagcTTAAGTAGAAAATTACGCCCAAAATGGGACTGCACATATTTTGGCCAGCATCAACGTGCCTGACTCTTGTTGTGGTTTGCGTTATAATAGTTGTACTGAAATATGGATCGCGTATTTGCAAATTACGTCACACGGCATTGCCATCCGATCAGGAATGGGAGGGTAAAGCGTATTCTCGAAAACTCTCTGTCTCTATACCGTAACAATAAGTAGATATCACCACGTGTTTTCAAAGATTCGTTTGCTTTATATCAAACTTTAAATCAAAACTAAGCATTCTATATGACCACGTTTGCTCTATATCAGAGTAcgacattttacattttttaactttgataAACAGAATTTAAGTGATTCGCTTAAATGCATATCAGAAAAGTGATATCATTTCTCTCTAGTTTAACGGTAGTATAGC
The sequence above is drawn from the Hylaeus volcanicus isolate JK05 chromosome 2, UHH_iyHylVolc1.0_haploid, whole genome shotgun sequence genome and encodes:
- the LOC128872454 gene encoding uncharacterized protein LOC128872454, encoding MSILDEREDYLKNPFFVKHEYGDFTPFYITVTICSVLFAVLCILNIGFCFCSRHKSYWQNRHTGNRWIQPLWTVIPHKTPPLDLSELEPGRTFQPETREVLQYHNPKSYKTSPQSQEYMEMQKRESEI
- the LOC128872456 gene encoding uncharacterized protein LOC128872456; this encodes MGLHIFWPASTCLTLVVVCVIIVVLKYGSRICKLRHTALPSDQEWEGKAYSRKLSVSIP